A segment of the Desulfurococcus mucosus DSM 2162 genome:
AGACGTTGGGCAACGCCATGAAGGAGAGCCCTAGGGATCCCTGCTTGACAACGCTGGGTCCCAGGTATGCGTACGCTATCGGTATAGCTATTGTGCCGCCTAGGACTACTTCAGCGACCTCGTTGAGGGATGCCGTGGTTAATGCGGCTAACGCTATGTCGTCATCCTTCTTCACGTATGATGCATAGTTCTGTATTATCCCCATTCCAAGGCTGAGCGTGAAGAAGATCTGTCCTGCAGCGGCCAGGGATATAACCCAGAAGTTTTGCATTAGGACCCCGAAGTCAGGCTTCCAACTATACTCTAGCCCAGCCCATGAACTCCAGTCGGGTCGCACCGGTGCCCCGGTTGTCACGGATTTCACAGCGAGTATGACGGCGAACAAGTATAGTAGCGGCATCATTATCTTGTTGAAGAGCTCGATCCCCTTGGAGACGCCTCTGTAAGCGGCTATGAATAGCAGTATCATAGGTATGGCCCATGTAGCCATCACCATCCCCGTGTTCCCTATGTGGTTGTTGAAGAATTGAACCGTGTCAACACCGTAGTATGCACCGGTTGCACTGTATATGGCGTAGGCGGCGGTCCACCCTATTACATGTATATAGTATGAGTTCAGCAGTGTGGTGACCGCGAACGCCAGCATCCCGCCTATGATGCCGAAGACTATGGCTGTCCTCGGCTTAACGCTCTCCCTGGCCATCAAGTAGAATGTGGGTCCCAGTGTGCCATGCCCGTATTTGCCGCCGTATCTCCCTGTAGCCCATTCAACCCACATCAACGGTATGCCGAGCAATAGTAGGGCAGCGAAGTAGGGTATCATGAATGCGCCGCCACCGTTTCCAGCTAGGAGCCTTGGGAACCTCCAGAAGTTGCCTAGTCCAACGGCGTTTCCAGCCATGGAGAGTATTAAGCCTATCCTGGTGGCCCAGGTCTCCCTTTCACCGCTAATAGACATCACCCCGGATTCATACGTATACCGGGGGGCCTAGTATATAAACTTTATGTTCAAGTATGGATCAGGCGCCCACGCAAGGAAGGCCGAGGGCGCCCCGGGGAAAACAGGGCTCTATACCTGCGGTGGGTTAAGCCTATACCCTGTTAGCCTTGAAATGAGCACTGTGCACGCATTGTCTCCAGAAGCATTCACAGCGGTTCTCACTGCATCGGCCAAGGGGTCTACGACAAGCATTATTCCAACGCCTTCAAGCGGCAGGCCCAGCACGGAGAGCACGTACGCCAGCATTATTGTGCCTCCACCAGGTATGGCTGCCGTGGCAACGGAGCCTATGACGGCGGCCATGATAGCCATGCCTAGTTGACCCGGTGTGAGACTTATGCCGAATAGTTGCGCTATGAAGAGCGCGCTTAACGCCTGGTATAGCGCTGTGCCATCCATGTTGACTGTTGCCCCCACTGGGAGGGTTATCTCGAATACCTCGTCGGGAATACCCATCTTCCTCGCTGCCTCCATGTTGAACGGCAAGGTTACGGCTGATGAACGGGTTGTAAATGCTACTAGGAATGGTGTTAGCTGCGCCTTAAAGTACTTTAATGGATTCAACCCGCCCACGTACACTATGATAGAGTATACTATGAAGAAGTGCATCAATGTGAACCCGTACTGCACGCCCAGGAACCTGGCGTACGCGCCCAGCATGGCTGGCCCATAGGATATCATCAGCCAGGCTGAGTAGCTGAAAACGGCGACCGGTGCATAGTACATTACCACGGAGACGAATTTAACCATGAGGCTTGAGAGGAGTGAAAGCCCTGAGGCAACCCTTCTACCTGGCTCCCCCATTAGGACGGCTGCCACGCCGAGCAGTATCGCGAAAATAATCATCGTCATGGAGCCTGAGACCGTGAGCAGGTTACTGAAGTCGGGCTGGAAGAATGAGAGAAGCAGGTCCACCCCGCTCGGCGGGGTCGGAGGCTTATAGTCTTTGGGCACCTGGAGTCCTATTCCCTCGCCGGGCTTGAAGAAGACTCCGCCGAGGACGCCCCATGTAGCGGCCAGGATCGATGTACCAATATAGAGGATCAGCATCCATGCAAGTATTCTTCCAAGCTTCCTCGCACTGGCTATGGAGGAGGTTGCAGCAGCTATGGTGAACAATATGAGTAGCGGGATAACTATCCTGATCAACCTGACGAACACGTCCCCAAGGGCTTTAAGCCATGAAGCAGTGGCTGAAGCAGTCTCCTTAGGTGCGAAACTGCTCACAAGGTAGCCGGCGAGCAATCCTAGGAGGAATGCGGCAAGGATCACGGCTAGGAACCTGTAGGCACCGCTTCGCGGAGGCTTAGTCATAGGGTTCCACCCACATTAATGGGTGTTACTCCTAGTCCTGTTTAAAAGCATTGTGTATCGGCATGCTACGGCTACATGTATATGGCCGTCGGGTCTCCTTGAAATTATTGTTAACCAAGGAGCCTCAGGTATACTCCTAGATCATATATGTTCCTGTAGACTTTCCTCACTGGATCCCATTTCGCGAAACCCACTATTCCGTGATCGCTTGAATCCACCACTGTGACCAACCCTTCAACTGGTTCACGCTTCTCCACGATGCTCTCGGGTAGCACGTCGTTACCGTATAGGAATGCTTTAACGCCTTTCTCCCGTACAATTATCGCTGCCCTTACTCCTTTATCCTTGTATATCTTCTCCACGAGCGGTATCGATGGCGCGAGCTCCCCTGAGACGAGGACGGCTACCCATGACCCCATATAGATGACAGGGGTATTCCCCAGGGGTGCGGCTGCATCGGCCACGTATATCAGGCATACATTGTCTATACAGGTGTAGCCTAGGCGCCCCTCCACATACTCTACTGGATCCACGCCGTAGACATCCCTGAGAACCCGGTGAAGCCTCATCCTGATGCTTCCACCGGCTACACCCTTCTTAAGCCTCACCATCTTCAAGCTCCAACCCTCTTGAGGAGGCATGTAGTGAACCCGAATAATCCATGCCTATGGGGCCATATCCTGATGCACTTCTCGAGTTCCCGCGGGTACTCCATTGACCTGTAGCTAGTCAACCACCTGCTGTGGTTGAAGGGCAGGGGGCCGGGGTCAGCGACCTCCACGTCTCTCCTCGACTCAAGGATCTTGGCGACAACGTACTCGTTTTCCTCAGGGGCAATGCTACACGTGGAGTACGCTATCACGCCTTCCTCGTCGAGCATGTCTATCAGGCTTCCAAGCAGCTCCACCTCTCTTTTAACCATGATGGCGAGGTCAAGTATGCTTGTCCTCGTCTTACGCCCGGGGTCCACGGAGATCCTCCCCTCGCCGCTGCAGGGGGCGTCTAGGAGTATTCTTTTAAACCTCCTTCCAACCCTGCCGGGGAGCTCTGCTGCGTTCCCCCAGGTCACCACTATGTTGTCGAGCTTCATCCTCAGGACGTGCCCTATGAGGGACTTCAACCTGTAGAGCACGTAGTCGTTGGCGTACACTGTGCCTCCCCCGCGCTCCTTGAGGATTTGCGCTGTAAAGGTTGCTTTACCACCCGGGGCTGCACAGGCATCTAGTACATCCCCCTTGTAGCCGTCGCCTAGGAGGAGTAGTACGGGTATCAGGCTTGTTGCATCCCTGTGAACATAGTAGAACCCCTTCAGGTACTCGTGGGTTGAACCTATGCTCGGGCTCCTGGGTGCCTCAGCCACCCAGAAGGAGCCCGGGGCCCACGGTATCTCCTCGAGGCGGAAGCCGAGGGATTCAAGCCTTGTCTTCAGCTCTCCTGGTTCAACCAGCAGCGTGTTGGCCCTGACAACCTGTCTAACCGGTTTCTCAAATGCTTCAAGGAGCTCCACGGCCTCCCGGGGTCCCAGCATGTCGATGTATCTCTGCACCATGTAGGGGAGGTACCCGTACTCCAATGCTAGCTCTACTGCCTGCCTCGATGGCTCCACGTATATCTCCCTATATATGTCGTAAACCCTTAGACGCTGCAATACTGCTACGCCCCGAGTATTCTTAGCAGTGAACGCGCGTTCTCAAGCATCCAGTGGTTGTTGTTGAAGAAGACGTATGCTTTCACCGGGTTCAACGAGAGTATTTTCTCAGCGATCCCGCGGAGCTCCTCCTCAGTGTACTCGTGGCCGTACCACGTGGTTCTCCCATGCATCCTCAAGTAGACTACTCCACCGCTCTCAACGATCCATGAGGCTATGGGTGCGTCAATGGATACAACCACTATACCCTTCCTCCTACCCCATTCAGCCACCTCCTCGTTGAAGCAGGATTCATGCCTGAATTCCACGGCCATCCGGGGGCCTAGGCCTGATGCCTCATGGAATCTATCAACCCTCTCCAGGTTACTGCTGTGACATGTGAACCCGGGGGGCATTTGGAACAGGTAGAAGTCGATTAAGCCCTCCATGGGGTTGAAGACCCCGTGGAACCTGCCCCATGTCTCAAGCGCCTTCTCATCGAGCCTCCTGAGGTGCGTTATAGATCTATGCACCTTGATGCTCCACCTGAGCCTCCTGCCTTTCCTGCTCCACGAGGCCACCTGGTTCCTGAAGGGGAATCTGTAGAAGCTTGCATTCAACTCAACCGCGTTCAACCCGCTTTCCTCAGCATACCATTCAAGGGAGGCTCCCTCATTCCACTCGTAGAGCCAGCCACTGGTGCCAACATATACCTCCAATATCCCTCCCCACTATAAGCACTGCACTAAGGCTGACTTTAAACCCTTCATCTCGCCTTAAAAGACGGGGCTTTCAGCTGTAGCATGGTTTCAATGAACCTAGACGGGGGCCAGGATCCTTGTGGCGGTGTAGGTGGCGAGTGCGGCAACGGTGAAGCCGGCGTACCAGTATGATAGCATCCTCGCGAAGAGCCTGGTGTTTATCCCGGAGACGCCTCTCGCTAGCCCGACGCCTATTATCGAGCCCACCACTATGCCGACCATGCTGCTCGGGAGCCCGAGCCTTGTTACAACGAGCGTTGTCTGGGCTCCAGCGATGTTGGCCACTAGGGCTGACTCCGGGTTTAACACCGTGATCTCTTCACCTATGGTTCTAGCCACGCTGGCCCCCCATGAGAGAACCCCTGTGCTTATGCCGAGTGATGAATACGCTAGTATGAGTAGCTGGCTACCGGTGTGGTTCACTCCAGTCGACTCAAGGATCACCATTAGCGGTGCAGCCGCGTTGGCTACGTCGTGGCCGCCGTGTGTGAACGCGAGTATTGCTGAGGAAGCTATGAGCATCCTCCTGTTGAACCTGCCTACCACAGCGTCAACCTCTGACTCTTCCAGGACTTCTCTGTGGAGCACTCTGTAAAGGTAGAGGAGCAGGGAGGCGAGGGGTGCTGCGAGGAGCAGTGTTATAGTGCCCAGTATAAGGGGGTCGCTGAGGAGGTGCCCGGGGATCGCCATGTAGACTGCTGAGACCGTGAATGAGGCGTAGAGTAATAGGAGGGGGAGGAATGTCTTAGCATAGAGGCTTCTCCTGGAGCGGAGGTAGCTGTAAAGCCTGTAGTAGGTGTATCCTGCTAGGATGCTTATAAGGGGTATCAGGATCCATAGGGCGAACAACTCGGAGATCAACACGGTGTTAACGTGTTCAACGCCGGCTGCTAAGCCGACGCCTGCAACCGCACCCACCATCACTATGCTTATACTGAACGGTATACGCCTCCTGGTTGCAGCAAACACTATGATGAATGAAACAATCAGCGCGGAGGCGAACCCTACTGCTGCAACCCTTGGAGGCAGGTTTGACGTGTCCACGACCCTGGAGGCAAGCGTTGATGATATATACTCCCCGTAGACTACTCCACCCGCCAGCTCGAAGAAGGATGCTATTAAGAGAGCCCTCCTCACGGGGAGCGCCCGTGCACCTATAACCGTGCCTATACTGTTGGCTGCGTTGTTCGCTCCATCAATCCATGCAAGCATAAACGCCCCTATGAAACCAGCTAAAACCACTGGATCCATCACGGCTCCCCGCCGGCATCCCTAAATAGATTATGATAATGTTGATTCTAAGTAGCAGAGTCTTAAATACCTGAGCACTCAGCGGGGAGCCGGCTCCCCAGGTGGCTTAGCCGGGTGCATGGTGTGAAGCCTTTATTAGAGCAAACCCTTATACTGCTCAGTGAACTGGAAGTGGTGACCCAGGCTTGATGATTGAGATAAGGTGGCATGGTAGAGGCGGGCAGGGGGCTTGGACGGCCAGTAACATCGTGGCTATGGCGGCTGCACTGGAGGGGAAGCATGTCCAGAGCTTCCCGGCGTTCGGCCCGGAGAGGTCGGGTGCACCGATGCTCTCCTTCACTAGGATTAGTGATGAACCAATAGAAGTACACAGCATGATATACGAGCCCGATGTAGCCGTTGTACTCGACTACACGCTTCTCTCGCCCTCAATAGTGAGCGGCTTGAAGAAGGGAGGTACCATTGTAACAAACTACGCTGGTACAGTCGACCAGGTACTGGGGAAGCTGGGTGTGAGGAGAGGCGGCGACTACAAGGTGATACTGGTGCCCGCGTCGAAGCTGGCGCTCGAGATACTGAGGGCGAACATAACTAACACTGCGATGATAGGCGGGCTGCTCAGGCATGGAGGCATCGTTAAATGGGAGAGCGTTGAGAAAGCAGTGAAAGCCAGGTTTAAAGGTCCAGTCGCCGAGAAGAACATCTCGTTGATAAAGAGGGCGTACGAGGAGTCGCTGGAGGTGTAGATGCATGAGTGAGCCTAGAGGGTGGAGAAGCCTACCAATGGGCGGAGTAGCCTACAGGCTGTCAACGGATGTGAAGACGGGTGACTGGCGTGCTTTGAAACCAGTGGTAGACCACGGCAAGTGCACTAAGTGCATGATCTGCTGGCTCTTCTGCCCGGATATGGCGATCGTATGGGACGGGGAGAAGATACAGGTGAACCTGGACTACTGTAAGGGCTGCGGTATCTGTGCACACGAATGCCCCGTGAAGGCTATATCAATGGTTCCAGAGTTCGAGGAGGTGTAGCCCATGGAGAAAACCGCGTTGAAACCCAAGATCCCGCTTGAGAAACAGGTTTTAATGACCGTTAACGGGGATGAGGCAGTAGCCTACGCAGTGAAGCAGAGCTATGTCGACGTGGTTGCAGCCTACCCGATAACGCCTCAGACCATAATAGTTGAAAAGTACTCTGAGTTCGTGAACGATGGCTTAGTGCACACGGAGTTCGTCCCAGTTGAATCAGAGCACTCAGCGATGAGCGCGTGCGTGGGTGCAGCCGCAGCGGGAGCCAGGGCTTTCACAGCCACATCCTCGCAGGGGCTTGCATTAATGGTTGAAATAGTCTACATAGCATCGGCGATGAGGCTCCCAATAGTCATGG
Coding sequences within it:
- a CDS encoding inorganic phosphate transporter, producing MDPVVLAGFIGAFMLAWIDGANNAANSIGTVIGARALPVRRALLIASFFELAGGVVYGEYISSTLASRVVDTSNLPPRVAAVGFASALIVSFIIVFAATRRRIPFSISIVMVGAVAGVGLAAGVEHVNTVLISELFALWILIPLISILAGYTYYRLYSYLRSRRSLYAKTFLPLLLLYASFTVSAVYMAIPGHLLSDPLILGTITLLLAAPLASLLLYLYRVLHREVLEESEVDAVVGRFNRRMLIASSAILAFTHGGHDVANAAAPLMVILESTGVNHTGSQLLILAYSSLGISTGVLSWGASVARTIGEEITVLNPESALVANIAGAQTTLVVTRLGLPSSMVGIVVGSIIGVGLARGVSGINTRLFARMLSYWYAGFTVAALATYTATRILAPV
- a CDS encoding 4Fe-4S binding protein; the encoded protein is MSEPRGWRSLPMGGVAYRLSTDVKTGDWRALKPVVDHGKCTKCMICWLFCPDMAIVWDGEKIQVNLDYCKGCGICAHECPVKAISMVPEFEEV
- a CDS encoding RsmB/NOP family class I SAM-dependent RNA methyltransferase; the protein is MQRLRVYDIYREIYVEPSRQAVELALEYGYLPYMVQRYIDMLGPREAVELLEAFEKPVRQVVRANTLLVEPGELKTRLESLGFRLEEIPWAPGSFWVAEAPRSPSIGSTHEYLKGFYYVHRDATSLIPVLLLLGDGYKGDVLDACAAPGGKATFTAQILKERGGGTVYANDYVLYRLKSLIGHVLRMKLDNIVVTWGNAAELPGRVGRRFKRILLDAPCSGEGRISVDPGRKTRTSILDLAIMVKREVELLGSLIDMLDEEGVIAYSTCSIAPEENEYVVAKILESRRDVEVADPGPLPFNHSRWLTSYRSMEYPRELEKCIRIWPHRHGLFGFTTCLLKRVGA
- a CDS encoding DUF72 domain-containing protein, translating into MEVYVGTSGWLYEWNEGASLEWYAEESGLNAVELNASFYRFPFRNQVASWSRKGRRLRWSIKVHRSITHLRRLDEKALETWGRFHGVFNPMEGLIDFYLFQMPPGFTCHSSNLERVDRFHEASGLGPRMAVEFRHESCFNEEVAEWGRRKGIVVVSIDAPIASWIVESGGVVYLRMHGRTTWYGHEYTEEELRGIAEKILSLNPVKAYVFFNNNHWMLENARSLLRILGA
- a CDS encoding 2-oxoacid:acceptor oxidoreductase family protein, which codes for MIEIRWHGRGGQGAWTASNIVAMAAALEGKHVQSFPAFGPERSGAPMLSFTRISDEPIEVHSMIYEPDVAVVLDYTLLSPSIVSGLKKGGTIVTNYAGTVDQVLGKLGVRRGGDYKVILVPASKLALEILRANITNTAMIGGLLRHGGIVKWESVEKAVKARFKGPVAEKNISLIKRAYEESLEV
- a CDS encoding dicarboxylate/amino acid:cation symporter; translation: MTKPPRSGAYRFLAVILAAFLLGLLAGYLVSSFAPKETASATASWLKALGDVFVRLIRIVIPLLILFTIAAATSSIASARKLGRILAWMLILYIGTSILAATWGVLGGVFFKPGEGIGLQVPKDYKPPTPPSGVDLLLSFFQPDFSNLLTVSGSMTMIIFAILLGVAAVLMGEPGRRVASGLSLLSSLMVKFVSVVMYYAPVAVFSYSAWLMISYGPAMLGAYARFLGVQYGFTLMHFFIVYSIIVYVGGLNPLKYFKAQLTPFLVAFTTRSSAVTLPFNMEAARKMGIPDEVFEITLPVGATVNMDGTALYQALSALFIAQLFGISLTPGQLGMAIMAAVIGSVATAAIPGGGTIMLAYVLSVLGLPLEGVGIMLVVDPLADAVRTAVNASGDNACTVLISRLTGYRLNPPQV
- a CDS encoding sodium-dependent transporter, whose protein sequence is MSISGERETWATRIGLILSMAGNAVGLGNFWRFPRLLAGNGGGAFMIPYFAALLLLGIPLMWVEWATGRYGGKYGHGTLGPTFYLMARESVKPRTAIVFGIIGGMLAFAVTTLLNSYYIHVIGWTAAYAIYSATGAYYGVDTVQFFNNHIGNTGMVMATWAIPMILLFIAAYRGVSKGIELFNKIMMPLLYLFAVILAVKSVTTGAPVRPDWSSWAGLEYSWKPDFGVLMQNFWVISLAAAGQIFFTLSLGMGIIQNYASYVKKDDDIALAALTTASLNEVAEVVLGGTIAIPIAYAYLGPSVVKQGSLGLSFMALPNVFTSLGEAGRVFGVLWFLLLFFAGWTSAIAMYNYLVALLEEDLGVKRKVAAVVVFIVYLLLGLPVALDPSLTYFGELDNWVGSYLLVLLGLFDVIVAVYLFKPGNLWRELHNGALIRVPEVFKYILMTLTPAYILILLVGTTIDYYKSGVFAQSDPLIVGARVAILIALLIGAIETYYGIKRKYARELAENRKIIVVE